From a region of the Athene noctua chromosome 14, bAthNoc1.hap1.1, whole genome shotgun sequence genome:
- the LOC141966035 gene encoding NACHT, LRR and PYD domains-containing protein 3-like: MAGEDRALAVLLQALQGLTIKDFREFKTKLLEVHVEGVWNIPKDSLAKATHPCALVSCMGKNYSEDAVMDIVIGLFEEMNQRDLAEKLLDEKVKEYKRKYREHVVQAFHWYKEVNSCLGQNLSVSSRYTALTIARKPRSECGGEREAVGAGRGCANTSNGPATITVTAQTLFKPDEDGQTPQVVVLVGAPGMGKTMMVRKVMVEWAEETIYAQFDYIFCIDCKDIAFTKEASVGDLVSKCCPHRRMPVEKIMDDQKKILFIFDGFEALGFPLVQPEDELTSDPTEVKPLETTLMSLLKKTVLPESSLLITTRPTGLQSLGQCLDGEYYAEILGFSAAMREEYFHRYFENNDKASVAFRFARGNKILYSLCVIPVMSWTICTILKQELYKKKNFIECSKATTWMSMFYLSQLMKCRSSDNPQDLQRFLHKLCSLAANGIWKHKIFFEEKEIKDCGLDQPDLLPLFLNEKISKKGVDHGNVYSFTHLHLQEFFAAMFYVLEDDKEMVSDSGALMKDVNMLLESYSNSRKDLNLTVRFLFGLVSQKSIEYMDKITGCRISPRAKEDMLRWLQVMHRSSSCPSQELKVSELDIFHFLFEMNENSFVQSALDRFTDIDLQDIKLTLYDQMALSFCIRQWAGLSCITLRGCSFDQQDPREELATAVPRSSASGAEGCPCPLAEELHSPIHPLCQALRHPGTNLQALRLRWCGLSESCCAELAALVAEHPSLARLELGDSTLGDGGVRLLCGGLRQPGCRLRVLRLWYSRLTSACCQDLATVLGTSPQLEELDLSFSEGLRDAGVQLLCEGLRHRSCRLRTLRLGSCRLTGACCRALAAGLVESPGLACLDLSDNELGADGVLQLCRQLRHPACPLRALGLTTSGLNEEVLRELAAVRALKPDLKIGYLLEQDMPQVGAMARLPFHRGVLPGAGGPGSRKALPSFRRGPLLDPCNHRSHF; this comes from the exons ATGGCAGGGGAAGACCGTGCACTAGCTGTCCTCTTACAAGCACTGCAAGGTCTCACAATTAAAGACTTTCGGGAATTTAAGACAAAGTTATTGGAGGTTCACGTAGAAGGAGTatggaatatccccaaggattCACTGGCAAAGGCCACCCATCCGTGTGCGCTTGTCAGCTGCATGGGCAAGAACTACAGCGAAGATGCCGTGATGGACATAGTGATTGGGTTGTTTGAAGAGATGAACCAGAGAGACCTCGCTGAGAAACTCCTGGATGAGAAGGTGAAAG AGTACAAGCGGAAATACAGAGAACATGTGGTCCAGGCATTCCACTGGTACAAAGAAGTGAACTCCTGTCTTGGGCAGAACCTCTCTGTCAGCAGCCGCTATACCGCCCTGACCATTGCCAGGAAGCCTCGGAGCGAGTGTGGAGGCGAGCGTGAAGCTGTGGGCGCAGGCCGTGGATGTGCCAACACCAGCAACGGACCAGCCACCATCACTGTCACTGCCCAGACGCTGTTTAAACCCGATGAAGATGGACAAACGCCACAGGTCGTGGTGCTGGTGGGtgccccagggatggggaaaaCGATGATGGTCAGGAAGGTGATGGTGGAGTGGGCGGAAGAGACCATCTATGCACAGTTTGACTACATCTTCTGCATAGACTGTAAAGACATTGCCTTTACCAAGGAAGCCAGCGTGGGAGACCTGGTTTCAAAGTGCTGCCCTCACAGGCGAATGCCAGTTGAGAAGATCATGGATGACCAGAAGAAGATCCTGTTCATTTTTGATGGTTTTGAGGCCCTGGGATTTCCCTTGGTTCAGCCCGAAGATGAGCTGACCTCTGACCCCACGGAAGTGAAGCCACTGGAAACCACCCTTATGAGCCTGTTGAAGAAGACTGTTCTTCCCGAGTCCTCCTTGCTCATCACCACGAGGCCAACGGGTCTTCAAAGCCTGGGACAGTGCCTGGATGGTGAGTATTATGCAGAAATACTGGGATTTTCAGCAGCCATGAGGGAAGAATATTTCCACAGGTATTTTGAGAACAACGATAAAGCCAGTGTGGCCTTCAGATTTGCCAGAGGCAACAAGATCCTCTACAGCTTGTGTGTCATCCCCGTCATGAGCTGGACCATCTGCACCATCCTTAAACAAGAGctttacaagaagaaaaactttATCGAGTGCTCTAAAGCCACCACATGGATGAGCATGTTTTACCTCTCCCAGTTAATGAAGTGCAGAAGCAGTGATAACCCACAGGACCTCCAGCGGTTCCTACACAAGCTTTGCTCCTTGGCTGCCAATGGCATCTGGAAGCACAAGATCTTCTTTGAGGAGAAGGAGATCAAGGACTGTGGCTTGGACCAGCCAGACCTTCTCCCCCTCTTCCTCAATGAGAAGATATCAAAGAAAGGTGTAGATCATGGGAACGTCTACAGCTTCACCCACCTGCACCTCCAGGAGTTTTTTGCGGCGATGTTTTACGTTCTGGAGGATGATAAGGAAATGGTCAGTGACTCAGGGGCTCTCATGAAGGACGTAAATATGTTGTTGGAAAGCTATAGCAACTCCAGGAAGGATTTGAACTTAACAGTGCGGTTCCTGTTTGGTCTGGTAAGCCAAAAATCGATAGAGTACATGGACAAAATCACTGGGTGTAGAATTTCACCACGAGCCAAGGAAGACATGCTGAGGTGGCTCCAGGTGATGCACAGAAGCAGCTCTTGTCCCAGCCAAGAGCTGAAGGTTTCGGAGTTGGACATTTTCCACTTTTTGTTTGAGATGAACGAGAATAGCTTTGTGCAAAGTGCATTGGATCGTTTCACAGACATAGACTTGCAGGACATCAAGTTGACGTTGTATGACCAAATGGCTCTTTCCTTCTGCATCAGGCagtgggctgggctgagctgcatCACACTCCGGGGATGCTCCTTCGACCAGCAGGATCCCAGGGAGGAGCTGGCCACAGCTGTCCCTCG CTCCAGTGCCTCAGGAGCCGAAGGATGTCCCTGTCCCCTCGCTGAGGAGCTGCACTCCCCCATCCACCCGCTCTGCCAGGCACTGCGGCACCCGGGCACCAACCTGCAGGCGCTCCG GCTGCGCTGGTGCGGGCTGTCGGAGAGCTGCTGCGCGGAGCTGGCGGCGCTGGTGGCCGAACACCCCAGCCTGGCCCGGCTGGAGCTGGGCGACAGCACGCTGGGCGACGGCGGCGTGCGCCTGCTCTGCGGGGGGCTGCGGCAGCCTGGCTGCCGCCTGCGCGTCCTGCG GCTGTGGTACTCCCGCCTCACCAGCGCCTGCTGCCAGGACCTCGCCACCGTGCTGGGCACAAGCCCGCAACTGGAGGAGCTGGATTTATCCTTCAGCGAGGGGCTGCGTGATGCTGGCGTGCAGCTGCTGTGTGAGGGGCTCCGGCATCGTTCCTGCCGGCTGCGGACGCTGCG GTTGGGGAGCTGCCGGCTGACGGGTGCCTGCTGCCGagccctggctgctgggctggtgGAGAGCCCCGGCCTTGCCTGCCTGGACCTGAGTGACAATGAGTTGGGAGCCGATGGCGTCCTGCAGCTCTGCCGGCAGCTCCGGCATCCCGCCTGCCCGCTGCGGGCCCTGGG ACTGACCACATCTGGATTAAACGAGGAAGTGCTGCGGGAGCTGGCCGCAGTCCGGGCACTGAAGCCTGACCTGAAGATTGGGTACCTCCTCGAGCAGGACATGCCACAGGTGGGGGCCATGGCCCGGCTGCCCTTCCACCGTGGGGTCCTGCCAGGTGCGGGGGGGCCAGGGAGCAGGAAGGCACTCCCCTCCTTTAGGAGAGGTCCCCTTCTTGATCCTTGCAACCACCGGAGCCATTTCTAG